TGGATTAGTCGCACGTTTACGTTGCAGTTTATCAAGAGAAGTTTCTAAGACTTGTGCAACAGCTTTATCTAAAGATTCGAGAAATTGCTGTTGATATAACTGCATAAATTCTGTGGTTTCATCGTCAACTTGCGTGAGTTGCGATCGCTCTACAATGGGTTGTATCTCTGGGCGATCGTAAGCAACAGAGGAAACATAACCACCTTGGGCTGCAATGCGGTATTGTCTCAGCTTGCTTGCGATTGCTTGCAGTTGAGTTAACACAGCTTCTTTACCGATTTTGCGATTAGTTCGGCTTTGCAAGTCATGAACAATGCGAGTTAACTGTTCCGATGTCGGGATTTGACAGGGTTGCGTTACTCCAGCTAGCCTTTGTTGCAAGCGGTCTTCGCGGTAAACTGCGTGATAACTAATCAACAATTGGCAGACTTGCTCAATTTCTCCTAGCGTTAAATGATACATATCTGCGAGAATTCGTTGTAACTCCTTAGGATTTGTATCGTTTAACAATGCCCAATCGCTAATTAACAACACGCCATGCTGAAGTAAAAACCGCTTGATTTCTGGGTTTTGTTTCACATACCGACTTACCCATGCATTCAGCGAACCTTTCGTTGGGTCGAAGGTATTTAAGAGTTTTGTCGCTAAGGATTGATAAGAGGATGTACTTAGTTGCGCTTTGTTGGAAGTTTCTAAGATTACTTGATCGTCCAAGACGAACGGTAATAAATCCTCACACCGAAAACCGTGACGACTGCCAAACCTCATCGCTAAATCTAGACAAACCTGATAGATTTGGGAAGATATATAGCAGCGCAAACAAATTTCCGCTAAGTTGGTTTCTGTAGTGTCGCTTGCTGTACCTTGTTGCATTTGTAGCCAAAGTTGACGAGCGATCGCACTATCAGAAAGCTCAACTCCTGTAAATTTTGTTTGCAAATAATTTCTAGCTGCAACTATCATTTCCACCCGGCGCTTACTCGTAGAGTCTAGCTTGACAAATTCCCAGAATTTTGCTGCTACCACGGTATTTTTACTGAATTTCAGCTACTTATTTTTAATTGTTTCACCTCCTTTGCGGAAAAGCAATTTCTTTTGGGGCATGGGGCATTTCCCCACGTTCCCTTTGCTTTGGGTTAACTACAATTCCTTATATTTCTGGCGAGGGGGAACTTATGCAAGCGCGATCGCTATTTTGAAAAAAGAACGCGACAGATAAGTAGGGGCACAGCACCAGTAAGATAATTTGGTATCCCAAAAGATTGTGGTTGCCGTGCCCTGACAAGGAATTTATCTGTTGTAAATATTATTGGAATTGGTATAAATATTGGCGTTTAATGCAGCATATGCAGTAATAGTTACTGTATATGCTAGTTTATCTGCTGTATTGTCTTTTAATCTTAATTGGGCACCGCGACAAATAAAAAATTACTGTGGACTATGATTATTGATATAACCCAATGTCCAGTTATTAGCTTGTTGCAACTGGTCTTTTTTACCTTGTAAAATTAGCGAAAAAGCGACTCTTGTTTGTAAATGCCCCTTGACTAAGTAACGATCGGGTTGTGCATAAACACCGCCATCAAAGGAGTTAGCAACAGGCTCAATAATTCCGCATTCGGTGGTTTTATCTGGTAGTTTCACCTCGATCAACTTGTCAGTTTTATATTCTTTAGGAACCGAAAATAGAGCATAGACATAATGCCTACCGCGCCAAGGCTGAAGTACTATTTTCTGAGGATATAAATATTGTTTATCTTTACTGGCAATAAATTCGATTGGCTTGCAAGCGATAAGGTGCGATGGCCTATAGAAATAATACATGCCAAGGATAGCAAGTAAGTTGAGTGCTAATAGTAAATAAAGGAATTGGTATTTCCGCACGTGTTCAATAAAATACTAAATTCGGCGTCTGTATTCTAGCAATTTGAGTAAAAGTACCATCGCTATTAGCCGATTCATCATCAGAAATTCACAATTCATTTATAAAAAATTGAATTTAAAGGCACAGCGACTTCATACACAGTACTTTCCATAATCGTAAGCAACAACATTGCCAAGTTTGCCATTACTACCAACACCTACTCATCACTATGCAATTCAATTGCTCTTTGATGCATTAACATAACAAGCAGATGTTATGGCATAACAGGGCGACGCATTGGCATAACGAGCCGATGTTATGGCATAACAGGTCGATGTTTTAATATCACAAGCCAACGTTATGGCATAACAGGTCGATGTTTTAATATCACAAGCCGACGTTTTGGCATAACAGGGCGATGCGTTAATATCACAAGCCGATGTCATCAAATTCCCGCAATGGCGATCGCTTACAATTGGCAATAACTTCAATTCGCGTTAATCTGTGCCCTTTGCCTTCTTTACCGCCATTCACCCTGCACAGTAAAACCCGCCCATTCATCAGGACTGCGCCCATCTTGCCATAACTTGCTTTGAGCTGCACGCAAAGCTTGGGCTGGAGTTTTACCTTGCTGCAACATCTGTTTGTAAAATTCCTGCATCAATACCGATGTACTTTCATCACCAACCTTCCACAGCGACACCACAACCCGCGCAGCACCTGCATACATTAAACCGCGTGTCAACCCAACTAATCCCTCACCGTTAACGTTCTTACCAAGTCCAGTTTCGCAAGCGCTTAAGACAATTAACTCGGCTGGGTAATCTTGGTTAAACAAATCTCCCAAGCGCAGATAGCCGCTGATGGGGTTGCCTTTTTTATCAACTAATGACAGTACTATTCCGGATAGCTGTGGCTGTTCTTGATTGACAAAACCGTGAGCAGCAAAATGGAGAATGCGGAATTGATTTAAAGCGCTGCTGGTTGCTTGGTTGTAGTTTGCATCAAAATTCAAAGCCTCTAAGCTGCTGGATGCTGGTACTAGTTTTAAAATCTCTTTGGCTTCGGTTGCGGTGTTTTCTAACCTATCCCAACCATTGCGTTTGAGGCTTCTGGCTGCACGTTCTAGGGCTGAACGTTCGATTTCTAAATTTGAACCGAGTTGAGTATTTTCGGGTTTACCTGTAACTCGTTTATCGGTAGCACTATATACTGGATCTGCAAGGATGGCTAAGGCTTTTGGTGCGGGTTTGCGGTTAGCAAGTTGTTGGCGTTGAAAAGCGATGGTAGAAGCTGAGGGTAAATTGACAATTTCATGGTTTACCATCAGTGGTTGATATAGAGAACCTCTCTCCAAACCTCTCTCTCCTTTGAGGAGAGGGTTAGGGTGAGGTAAGGATGAGGCTTGGGTGTTGATATCAGCTAAAGCTGCAAAGGGAATGGTTTGCAACACACCATCAGCAACTATAACTAAACGTTTTCCTGGTAATTGATCAGCAACAGGTGCAAGGATAATTTGACTAAGTTTTTTGGAACTAGCAATAGTAGCGTCATTAGCTATTGGTGATTTTAAATCTTGGCTTATTCGTTCGGTAAGTTTTTCTATTTCTTGGCGTGGGGGGAGTGTGTAAACTTGCATTGATGTGGGAGTGACAGCCCATAAGTAACTGCGTTCTTCTCCCAAGGAATATTGCAATAGCAGCGTGTCTTTATCTAGTTGTTGTTGAATTTGCGGTAATTTGAGAATATCTTTGTCTGGATCTGGGTTTGTCAATTTTGCATACTCAGGGTTACTAGCACGGATTTTTGCTTGTACTTCTTGGTATTGGTTGAGGAGATTTTTGATTTCTTTGCTCAGTCTTTCAATAGCTGCTTTGGTAACAAGGTCGTTTTTATTGGTTGAAGTTTCTAAATTACGCCGCAGCGTATCTTTAGCATCAATTTGCTGTCGTAAATCCCGTTCTTGTGCTATTAATTGCGGGTTTGCACCTTTAAGAATTTTGGCGTTAGCTTCATTTAACAACTCTATAAGGCTGCGTGCGCGGGAGCGTTCGCTGTAGTGTAGGGCTAATGCAGCGTATCCTTGGGACGGTTCTTTTTTGTGCAGTTCCATCAGCAAGTCGATGTAGAATTTGTAATAACCCTGAACTGTGGCGAAGTAAGAAGTGCGGAGTTCTTTGCTGTCAATTTTGGTGCGTAATTCTTCGATAATTTTGATAGCGGCTTCTACATTGGTGCGGGCTGTTTGGAGATTTCCGCGACTGCGTTCTAGGTGGGCGATGTTACCAAGAGTAGAAGCTTCCCCATCCCTGTCGCCAACCGCCCGAATTAGTGGGAGTGCATTGTTATAATATTTTAAAGCCTTCGGCTTTTCCCCTAAATCGGCGTAAACTTTCCCGATATTAACCAGAGTTTTAGCTTCGCCACCCCTATCGCCCACCGCCTGTCTTAGTGGGAGTACTTTGTTGTAATATGCCAAAGCCTGCTGCTTTTCCCCTAAATCGTCGTAAACTCCGCCGATATTATTGAGGGTAGTAGCTTCCCCAGAGCGATCGCCCACCGCCCGATATAGTGGGAGTGCTTTGTTGTAAAATTCCAAAGCCTTCTGCTTTTCCTCTAATGCGGAGGAAACTACGCCGATATTATTGAGGGTAGTAGCTTCCCCAGAGCGATCGCCCACCGCACGCCGCAATGAGAGTGCATTGTTGTAATATTCCAAAGCCTTCTGCTTTTCCCCTAATGCGTCGTAAACTACGCCGATATTATTGAGGGTAATAGCTTCCCCACGCCTGTCACCTACCGCACGCCGCAATGGGAGTGCACTATTGTAAGCCTCCAAAGCTTTTTGATTTTCTCCTAAATCGGAGTAAACTTTACCGATATTATTCAGGGTAGTTCCCTCCCCATCTTTGTCGCCCACCGCCCGATATAGTGGGAGTGCTTTGTTGTAATATGCCAAAGCCTGCTGCTTTTCCCCTAATGCGTCGTAAACTAAGCCGATATTATTCAGGGTAGTTCCCTCCCCATCTTTGTCGCCCACCGCCCGATATAGTGGGAGTGCTTTGTTGTAATATGCCAAAGCCTGCTGCTTTTCCCCTAATGCGTCGTAAACTAAGCCGATATTATTCAGGGTAGTAGCTTCCCCAGAGCGATCGCCCACCGCCCGATATAGTGGGAGTGCTTTGTTGTAATATGCCAAAGCCTGCTGCTTTTCCCCTAAATCGTCGTAAACTGCGCCGATATTATTCAGGGTAGTAGCTTCCCCAGAGCGATCGCCCACCGCCCGATATAGTGGGAGTGCTTTGTTGTAAAATTCCAAAGCCTGCTGCTTTTCCCCTAATGCGGAGTAAACATAGCCGATATTATTCAGGGTAGTAGCTTCCCCAGAGCGATCGCCCACCGCCCGATATAGTGGGAGTGCTTTGTTGTAAAATTCCAAAGCCTTCTGCTTTTCCCCTAATGCGGAGTAAACATAGCCAAGCCATACTAATGTTCTGGCTTCTTCTTTTTTATCCCCTACTTTCTGCCACAATACTAGCGCTTGTTGCCATTTTGCGATCGCCTGTTGCAGTGATTCTGCTGTACCTTGTTTGTAAAGCGCCATCCCTTCATCAAACAGTTTTGCTGCTGCGGCGCGGTTTACATCTTGCTGTGTTGTGGTTGGCTGCTGGGCGATTTGCGTTTGTTTAAATGTGGCTTTTGCTCCCACTGACTCGGATAATAAAACAACACTCAGCAAGCAGGTTAAAGTGTAAAGCTTAAATTTAGGCATCATTTTTAATTCGTAATTCGTAATTAAAAGGCATGAAAAATTACCCAGGAGTTTGGGTGTCAATCTATTGCTAGATTGAGGATAATTGGATGATTAAATTATTTTCAAAATATCTACTGAGCTAGATGGGGCTTAGTTTAAAGCTTACATGAAAATTGGCTGAGGCTGGTTTCAGTTTTTGCAACAAAATTGAGAGAGTTTGTCTACTCATGGGTGTTTCTCCTCGCTTTTCTCATATTTATTTCAGAGGGGCAAGGACTTATGCAGTTTTCGCGTCTTGATTCCATATATCTTGTAGGGGCACGGCAACAAAAGACTTTCTTATTAACCGATATCTTACTGATGTTCCCTACTCATCTGTCACATTCTTTTTTCAAATTGGTATTAGCTTCATCTTTTGCATAAGTTCCCGATGCTGAGAAATATGTGTGAAGTGAAGGCTCAATCAAAGGACAAGATTGATATATGAATGGGAAAAAAGCCGCTACAATTGGAATTTTGTTACTTGGAATGGCATTATTTGGTGTACAGCCAGCAGGTGCAAAAACATCTGTAAATAATTCAACTGAGAATCAAGCAACTATTACTCAATCGTCGAATTATAAAATCGCTCAATACTCAGAAGCAAATTCTCCTATTTATGGAACCTGGAAGTTAACCTACAGTATTGATGGAGTTGTATATGAAAGTGTTTTAATTATGAATGGGTATAAAGGTGGACTAGGAACTACATTCTACGACCCTAACTTACGAAGAACTAGGGTAATCTCGCAAACTATGTATCTAAAATCTTCAGCTAAAGGATTAATTTTAGTTGGCTATAATCCCACCGATTACTATACCAAACAACCTGCCCGTAACTATTCTCCCGATAATTTCTTAATATCTCTTTTACCTAACGGTTCCTTACTAGTTACCACTTGTGATAGAGCCGGAAGATGCTCTGATGTTGATTTACAAGCATTAAGGTAAGACCCAATTCAAGGCGTTGCTGAATAAGAAGATGATTGCGGCTGACGCGGTGATAAGTCAGAGTCTTGCCAAAAAACTCTGCTATTGCTGCTCTACGGTCGCAATCACAGTTATTTAAACGGACATGATATCAGTCGCCAAAATGAGTGGATGAATAAGTGGGTTTAAGACCGCGCTAAATTTTCAATTTAGCCGTCTGCAACGATCGCCAAGTCGGAAAGTGGTGGGTCTTTTTCTCTCACTCATTCATTTCTAAAAACAACAACACCCAAGCTACGACTTGCTTAGTGATTTCCTCTGTTTGAACTAGACACACGGGGCTACACCGACTAAATTACACACTCGCAATGTAACTATTTTCAGTTGCATTACCCCCTCTTTACCAAATTGAGGAAATATCAGCTTTCGAGTTGGGTGTTGTTGTTAGTTGACGAGACAGACTATTTAACAGCGTTTTTACCTCTTAACTAACTTGGACTTTTACCTACTTGGCTGTTGTATCTGCCAGGGAAGCTTTTTAGCTTCAATTATTAAAATAGCACTATTAATTTGTAGTGAGTAATACTTGAAACTAAACTTTACTAGATAGAAATTCAGCACTCACAAGTTGCAACAACCAGTTTACATACTGTTGTGATTTCTGTTTTTTTCTATCAAAAAATCCTAAAAACAACAACACCCAAGCTACGACTTGCTTAGTGATTTCCTCTGTTTGAACTAGACACACGGGGCTACAGCTATTAATTACATACTCGCGATGTAATTAAGTTTTAGGTGTATAACCCCCTCTTACCACATTGAGGAAATATCAGCTTTCGAGTTGGGTGTTGTTGTTAGTTGACGAGACAGACTATTTAACAGCGTTTTTACCTCTTAACTAACTTGGACTTTGCCTACTTGGCTGTTTTATCTGCCAGGGAAGCTTTCTAGCTTCAACTATTAAAATAGCACTACTAATTTGTGATGAGTAATACTTGAAACTAAACTTTACTAGATAAAAATTCGGCACTCATAAGTTGCAACAATTTATGAAGAAGTCAAAAGTCGATCGTGGCTTTTCCGCGATCTTTATCTATCCAACAGCTTATATTTACCAAATGTAACAACAGCGATCTGGAACCAGGCGATCGCTCTGTGTAGATCTAGCTAAGAACAAATGTTCTAATTATAATTAGGATTTTGATTATTTATAGTTGTGATGGAGTGGTGGATGCGGTCATTAGTTCAAAAGATCGTTGTGGGGATGATTCTCACAGCATCTTGGATAACACCAGCGTTGGCGCAGCAAGATTTACTAACCCGTGCAGAAGTCTACAAGTTGCTGAATCAAGTGCAATTGCTGCTAAAAGATAAACCACCGCGCGCTGCGAAAAAGGCGGATGTGTTGGTTCCTTTAGATGCGCTTCAGACAAAATCGCGATCGCGCGCCGAATTATTATTTAATGAAGGTTCTCTAGCGAGAATTGGTTCTAGTGCAACCTTTCGGTTTAAGCCAGGAATACGTCGCTTTGAATTACCTGGCGGAATTTACAAAGCAGAAACCATTTTTGAATTGCGAAATGGTACAGCTTTAATTCTCACGCCATCTGGTAGTACGGGAACGACAATCGAAACTCCCCAAAGCCGTATTAATGTAATAGCAGCAGCACCTCCTCCCGGTTCAGATATATTACCCCCAACCGCCACTAGTGGCGCTGTAGCTGTGACTCATAACGGTGCTACTAATATTACCCAAGTTTTTAATTTAACTAATCTGCCAGTTACAGTCACCAATCTCAACGGTACTCAACTGCAAACTTTACAAGCTGGTCAAACAGTGACAATTAACAACGGGGTCATCAGTCCAGTACAAAATTTTGATTTGCAGAGGTTTTACCAAACCAGTCAACTAGCTACTGGCTTAGGGCCTGGACAAGAAGCTTTAGTATCACAAGAGTCTCCTAATGTGCAGGTTATTCTCAATAAAGTTAGAAAAGAAACCTTAGCAGGATTAAATACACAAAAAGTCTGGATTGAAGGTTTGTGTAATGTCAATTCCCGTGGTGGAGCTAGTACGCTTTCCACTAACTGTATCACTACGAACGATGACCCACTGCGGAGATTTGAAGACGATCGCAACATTGTAACTCCCCCACCCAGAAGAGATCCAGGTGGTCAAACTGGCGGTCAAACTAGTGGTCAAACTGGTGGTCAAACTGGTGGTCAAACTAGCGGTCAAACTGGTGGTCAAACTAGCGGTCAAGGACAAATACTTCGATAAGTAATTGCAAAATCAAGCGATAATC
The genomic region above belongs to Calothrix sp. NIES-2098 and contains:
- a CDS encoding TPR domain protein, which translates into the protein MMPKFKLYTLTCLLSVVLLSESVGAKATFKQTQIAQQPTTTQQDVNRAAAAKLFDEGMALYKQGTAESLQQAIAKWQQALVLWQKVGDKKEEARTLVWLGYVYSALGEKQKALEFYNKALPLYRAVGDRSGEATTLNNIGYVYSALGEKQQALEFYNKALPLYRAVGDRSGEATTLNNIGAVYDDLGEKQQALAYYNKALPLYRAVGDRSGEATTLNNIGLVYDALGEKQQALAYYNKALPLYRAVGDKDGEGTTLNNIGLVYDALGEKQQALAYYNKALPLYRAVGDKDGEGTTLNNIGKVYSDLGENQKALEAYNSALPLRRAVGDRRGEAITLNNIGVVYDALGEKQKALEYYNNALSLRRAVGDRSGEATTLNNIGVVSSALEEKQKALEFYNKALPLYRAVGDRSGEATTLNNIGGVYDDLGEKQQALAYYNKVLPLRQAVGDRGGEAKTLVNIGKVYADLGEKPKALKYYNNALPLIRAVGDRDGEASTLGNIAHLERSRGNLQTARTNVEAAIKIIEELRTKIDSKELRTSYFATVQGYYKFYIDLLMELHKKEPSQGYAALALHYSERSRARSLIELLNEANAKILKGANPQLIAQERDLRQQIDAKDTLRRNLETSTNKNDLVTKAAIERLSKEIKNLLNQYQEVQAKIRASNPEYAKLTNPDPDKDILKLPQIQQQLDKDTLLLQYSLGEERSYLWAVTPTSMQVYTLPPRQEIEKLTERISQDLKSPIANDATIASSKKLSQIILAPVADQLPGKRLVIVADGVLQTIPFAALADINTQASSLPHPNPLLKGERGLERGSLYQPLMVNHEIVNLPSASTIAFQRQQLANRKPAPKALAILADPVYSATDKRVTGKPENTQLGSNLEIERSALERAARSLKRNGWDRLENTATEAKEILKLVPASSSLEALNFDANYNQATSSALNQFRILHFAAHGFVNQEQPQLSGIVLSLVDKKGNPISGYLRLGDLFNQDYPAELIVLSACETGLGKNVNGEGLVGLTRGLMYAGAARVVVSLWKVGDESTSVLMQEFYKQMLQQGKTPAQALRAAQSKLWQDGRSPDEWAGFTVQGEWR
- a CDS encoding RDD domain-containing protein; translation: MNGKKAATIGILLLGMALFGVQPAGAKTSVNNSTENQATITQSSNYKIAQYSEANSPIYGTWKLTYSIDGVVYESVLIMNGYKGGLGTTFYDPNLRRTRVISQTMYLKSSAKGLILVGYNPTDYYTKQPARNYSPDNFLISLLPNGSLLVTTCDRAGRCSDVDLQALR